GGTCAGCAATTGTCCGCGCGACTTTGAGCACCCGGACATACCCACGCGCGGAAAGGTGCAAACTATCCACGGCTTGCTGCAGCAGCGTGTGGCTGACTGCGTCCACCTGGCAGTATGCCGCCACTTGCGCCTGCTGCATTTGCGCATTGGTACACAAGCCCACGGACGCAAACCGCGTTTGCTGCAGCTTGCGGGCCTTCGCCACCCGTTGCGCAATAGAAGCAGAGTCCTCACTCCGCACGCCGTCAATCCGGAGGGTGGAAAAAGTCTGGCGGGGGACGTGTATGTGCAAATCAATCCGATCCAGCAACGGGCCAGAGACTTTTCGTTCGTACTGCAGCAACTGCCGTGAGCTGCACACGCACTGGCGCTGGCTATCACCCCGGAACCCGCACGGACATGGATTCTGGCTGGCGACGAGCGTGCAGCGTGCAGGAAACTGCAGGCTTTGGGCAGCTCGGGCAACAGTCACGACGCCGTCTTCCAGGGGCTGACGCAAAGCTTCCAAGGCTTGCCGAGGAAACTCTGGCAGTTCGTCTAAGTACAGCACCCCGTGGTGCGCCAGCGAGACTTCACCCGGCTTGGGTAAGGAACCGCCACCAACGAGAGCGACTGTGGAAGTAGTATGGTGCGGCGTGCGAAAGGGCCGGCGCAGTTGCAACGGCGTATCAGCTGGGAGCACGCCGCCCACGCTGTGGATTGCTGTCACCTCCAGAGCCTCAGGCTCCGTTAGCGGGGGGAGAATTGTGGGTAAACAGCGGGCGAGCATGGTTTTCCCAGAACCCGGTGGGCCAACGAGCAGCACATTGTGCCCGCCCGCTGCCGCAATTTCCAAAGCGCGTTTGGCCTGGGCTTGCCCCCGAACCAAAGCAAAATCCTGGTCTGTGGGCAGGTGATGCGCAGGCGGAATGGGAGTGGGTGGGGCAATGGTTATCTCACCACGTAAATACTGAATGAGCTGGTGCAACGTCTGCGGGGCCACAACCTGGATACCATCCACCAGGGCAGCTTCGGGGCCATTGTGCTTTGGCACCACGCACAGCTTGGCTTGCTCTGTACGCGCTGCACGGGCAATGAGCAGCGCACCCCGGATTGGCCGCAGGGTTCCATCCAACCCCAGCTCCCCGGCAAATACTTTCTCTGCGCACACCGCCGGGTCCAGCTGCTTGGTCTGGACCAGTAAGGCTAGGGCAATGGGTAAGTCAAAACCCGGACCAGCTTTGCGCAAATCCGCCGGCGCTAAATTGACGGTAATGTGGCCACGGGGAAAGAAAAATCCAGCCGCGCGGATTGCGGAGCGCACCCGCTCTCGCGATTCTTGCACGGCAGTATCTGGTAAACCAACCACCAGGAACTTTGGTAAACCGGGATTCCGGTCACCCTCAACCCGAACCAGGTGCCCTTCGACACCCACGCTTGTTGCGGACAAAATCATTGCTGGCATACATTGGGCAGATTTGTGGCAGTCTCACGTACCACCAACCTGCAATTATGGCACTACCCCGGAGGGCGTGCAGGACGAAGCACCCGAAAGAGCAAAACGCACGCGGCTACGGTGAGCAACCAGTCTGCTAGGTTGCCAACCGTTGGCCAAAAAGATAAAGCGAGGAAATCCCGAACGTACCCAAACTGCAGCCGGTCCAGCACATTGCTGAACGCGGCAAGCACCACGGTTGCAGCTGCAACTGCACTCACCTGGTCATGGCGCCGGTAGGCCTGATACCCAAACCAGCTCACCAAGCCAACCAGGAACGCAATACCAACCCAGAGCAATGGCGAAGGCACGGGAATGCCAAAGGCAATTCCCGCGTTTTGCGTTGGTACGCTCCGAAGCACTCCGGGCACCAAGGTTGTTGGCGGATGCGTGAAAGCCACGTACCGCGAAACCCGGTCAAGCACAAAGAACCCCAGGAGAACCCCGGCAGATACCCCTATCCCCTGTCGTGCCATATGCTACTTCTGCTCGCGCGCCTTCAGCACGCAGCTGGTGCAGAGCGTCGCTGCTGGGGCTAGTTTCAGACGCTCGGATTCAATAGCCTTACCACAGGTGTGGCATTTTCCATACGTTCCGGCATCCACTTGCTGCAACGCGGCTTCCAAGTCAGCCTTCGACTTCTCCAAATTCTTTTCCATGGAAAGTGTATCCTGAAATTCTGATACTTCAGCAGCATTCTCCTCATCCTTATTCCCATACTCTTCCCACATGGATTTCCCTTTATCCATGAGCGTGGAAAGTCGCTTGGTGACAGCATCATACTCCTTCATGAGTCGCTGCCGAACCTGCTGCAGGAAGCTGGTTTTCGCGGCCTTGGAGGTGGGGACGTGCTTTGGGAGTTCCGAAGTCATAGGAGTTGTTGCAAATGCAAATAGGGGCACGATAGTGCTTCCTCTTGTCCTGAATACTATAGCAGGGGTTGCATACTGGCACAAGGGTACAGCAAAACGCCGCCATGCGGCGGCGAAACCCAGATAACGATGGACAATCTACTTCACCAGCGCGCTCACCGTCCGATCAGTCTGCACAACTGCAGCTGAGGACTTTGGCCCAAAGTGCGCAGCCAAAAACCCTGCTGTCACCGCCAATACGGCTAGCCAGATGACAGAGATGCGAATACTCTTTTCGGGTGTCCGAGTGTGGAACATGATTTTTGGGGTTTATTTTTACTTTCGTACTACTAGTATAGCGGAAAAAACCCTTTTCGTCAACCTAGTTACGTCCCGCCACTGAGGCGGGATCCCGCCTTCCTTTTCCTCAGAAGCAGAAAGTGGCGGGAAATTACGAAAAGATGCTACGAAAATACGAATGGGAGAGGTAATGACAAAAAAGATGACTTTTCTCTTCACCAAAACCCGTCCTCCCCTTTCCAAGGGGAGGGGCGGAGGGGTAACCCTAACCAAGAAGACCTTGCTATAAAAACTAAGTACGTAAAAAAGAACGACCAGATTACTTGGTTCCGTGTTAGCGCAAGATTGCCACGTCGTTGACTCCTCGCAATGACAGAGAATAGACCTCTACAGCTTTATTGCTCTATGGCTTTTAGAGCTCTGCCCTCCTCCGCTCAGAAGCTTCGGCGGGCAGGCAGCTCTCCTCTCTACTTTCTCCGCTTTTTTTTCTTCACTGCGGCTTGCAGCGCTGCATGCGCCAAGAGCGCGTCAATCCGTTGCCGAGTTTGCACCAGGTCGCGCTTCACTTGATCATGCGCTGCAGCCTGAATGGACTTCTCTGTCAAAGCCGTGCGGATGGCACCGCTGATATCCCGATCCAAACTCCCTTGCAGTTTCTCAATTTCTTCGTCAATTTCAGCTTCGGCCCTATCCAGGTCAAAGTCCTGCTGCCGGCGCCAGTGTCGGTACCGCTCGTACAGGATGATGAGCAGAACAATGAGAATGAAAATAATCGCCAGCAAGCAGAAAATGAGCATCACCGAGGGTAAGACCAGCCCAAAGAACTGCACGGATGAGCCAATGGTGCTGAAGCGCACTGCCGTTGAAGGGGCGCTGCTCACCTCGTAGCGGTTAATGGCAATTGCCGTCAGCTCATGCCCACCTGGAGACAGCATTGGCCGAAGCGTGTAGCGCCACATAACCAAACCTTCGGGTACCGCCACGCCAGGGACCGGCTGGATTTGCGCATCCTTGGCCACAAACCTGCCCACTTCTTTACTATCCACGTATAGCACCACTGTGTCGCCATCCACGGCCAAGCCTTCCACTGGAATTTCACCAAAGAGTGTAACGGAACGTGGCACCGAGGTGATGCGCGGCGCCGGACTCCCTTCCACCATAATTTGCCCAATCGCATCGCGGCTATTACCGGCCTTGTCTATAGCGCGAATCGTAAACTGGTGGAGTCCTGCGGGTAAACGCTCCAGCTTCACTGGGCTGGTGGCAGTCACCGGTTTCCCGCTATCTAAGGTAAAGGCGTACTCCGCAATGCCACTGGTAGCATCTGTGGCGCTAAAGGAAATGGTTGGGCTGGGATTTGCATTCCCGCCTTCTCGCGTCACCTGTGGAGCAAAGTCATTTGGGGACGTGGTATCCACCTGCACGCGGAAGTGCGTGGTTGGCACCCAACCTGATGCAGTACGACCACGGACGTGCACGTACCACATGCCATCGGGGATATCCACAAAAGTCCGGGAGCCGGTGTTCGCTTCCAAAGCATCATCTGGCGTGGTTGTGGCTTTCTGATCCAGAATGTACGACACGCCTGTCACCCCGGCTGGTGTGGTCCACTTGATCTCCGCATCTGCCTTGGCATACCAGCTGCTCTGCTTGGGGTGGCTGGGTGACGAAATGACGGGTGATTGTGGGGAGGCAACTGGCTCAGGCTCTGGTTCGATTGGCGTGACGGCTACGGCTTTGGCAATAGCAATGGTTCCTGAACCATACCCCGTAAGCACGTTTGTCCCTTCCCCATCATTAGCCAGCACAAGCCCAGAGGTGAAGCGTAACGCTGCAGTACCAACGGCTTTGGCTCGGAAGGTGACGCTGATAATACCGCCACTACTCCCAGAATATCCTGGGCTCGGTACCCCGCCAGCAAAGCTCACTGTGCCGTTGGAGTTGGAGTAGGTGGGTTCCACTGTCCAGTACTTGAAGGTGCTGGCTTTTGCCACGCTGGTTACCTGCAGTTTATCTGCGGGGAAACTGAGCGTGCCTTGGCTAGCGTTAATTGCTACGCCGCCACTGTTCACGTACAGCGTGACGGTTTTGGTTGCCCCAACAGTCATGCTGGACGTACTTGGGGACACGCCCAAAGTTGCGCCAGCGTGCGCACCCTGCGGCAGCCCGAAGCCAAAGCACAGAACCGTCACTGCAATGCTGGCGAAAAAGCGTTTGTGCATATACCTACTGCTGCCCAGTTGGTGGACTTGTCCGTCCAAAGTCGTCATTCGACGACGCAGGCGGATGGAGAAAATCAGCTGGTTGCTCAGGGGTTTGCGGAGGTTGCTGCGCTGATGCAGTCCCAACTCTGGATTGCAGGCTCCGCTGCAACTCCTGGGCCTCTTGTTGATGAGAAAACTGCTGCTCAATGGACGCCTCCAGAGAGTGCGCCGCCTGAATGGTACGGACCAATTCTGATTCCTTGCGTAACGTCTCCTGTTCCAATTTATGGATATCATGGATCACGTCACCTGCCCGCCGGCGCCAGCGAATGACCAGCCAGGTTGCAAGAACCAGCACCAGGAGCCCGGCAATAATAAGTGCTACGTTGGTGAAGAGGGTATTCTGCAGCAAAGGTGTGCGACCAATAATGGATCCGCTCTGCGCAGCCGCAACTGTGAAATCCAACTTCCCATCCGTGGAATTTCCCGCTTGGTCAAACGCCCGCACCAACACTTGGTACCGACCGGCAGTCAGCTCTGGGAGACGAACTGGGCTCACCACTTCGGTGAAGAATGGGGTTGCTTGGTTTGGATCATCCAAGGCCAGGAGCTGCATTTCGTAGTGATCAATGCCAGACATGGCATCGGTGGTCAGGAACTTCAGCTCGGGTCGCTTGCCTGGTTCTGGCGTGGGGGGGTCAACCGTGGGGGTAAAGGCAGCTGGCGGCGTCCCATCAATGAGCACAGCACCGTGGCTGGTGCCGCCCCAGCTGGTTACTTTTGCGCGCAGGTGGAAGTACCACCGACCATCTCGGTCAGCGGTGACCGAGGTGCTGCGTGCGGGCGTGGCATCTTGGCGTTCGGGTGGCGTGGTACGCGGGTTTTGATCAAAGACGTAACTGTACCCCACGGCATTTGGGACTTCATCCCAGTTGTACTCCACGGTTCGGTTTTGGTACCACGTATTCTGGTCGGGGTGGGAAGGCGAGGAAAGCACTGGGCCTTCTGGTGCAGCCAAGTTCAGCGTAAAATTTGCATCCCCACGAGAGTTAAGAATATTCGTGCCTTGGCCATCATTCGCCAGCACTTGCGAAGCGCTGGTGAAAACGAGCTTGGCCGTCCCAGGTGCAGTCACCCGGAAGGTAATGGTACTCATTACCCCGGCATCAGTTTTGATGCCCGGATTTGGCAAACCACCTTGGAAGGAAATTGTGCCCGCGGTGTTGGAGTAGGTTGGCTGGCTTACCCAAATGGAAACGAAGGACGTGCCGGCTGATGGGTTCACCACTTGCAAGCGCGAGGCCGGAAAGGTAATGTCCGCCCGCACCGCATTTACGGATTTTCCACCCGTGTTCACCAAAACGGAGACGTTGAAGGTGCTCCCAACGGTAAATGCGCCGGTTGCGGGTGAGAAAAGCAAACTCGCCCCATCTGCGGCGTGCATGGAGTTTGGAAGAAAGTACAGCGTCAGGGCGAAGAACGCAATGATACTCGCTTTACGGATTGTGCTTTTTCGTACCTCCATACCCAGTAGTATAGCGCGTCTGCTCCAGTTTTACCGCTTCTTCCTTTGCACCCACCAGGCTGCTCCAAGAAGAGTGAGGGCAATGACTGCGCCACCGCCAATCCACACCCACTGCGGCACGCCAGCTGCGGAAGCAGCAGGAATGAACGCCACCCGCACGTTCCCAGCTTGATCGTACGCACGGACGGTCAGTGTAAACCGTTGATGGACATCGCTCACCTGGTAGGGGCTTGCTGCTGGTTGAAATGCTCCATCCCCTTCCTGCACTTCGTATCGCTCTATCCCAGATGTACGATCCTCAGCTTGGAAAACCAAAGCGAGTTTGCCTGGAATGACGTCTCGCCTCAACTGCGGGGTAAAGGGCTCTGGCTGAGTGGTGTCAATGAGTACCCGCCGCCGAACCAATGCACCCCACGTATCATTAGGTAGCTTTTCTTGGATGGTAAAGTAGTACGCACCGTCTGCCTGACTGGGAAATGTAGTCTCACCTACGAACCGGGCTTGCTGCACATCGGGCACTGCGTTGCGGTCGGTGGTGAGCAGAAACGCGTACGGTGTCTCCTTGGCCGCTTGCCACTGCATGCGCACGGTGCTGATGGCATACCACTGATGCTCATTGGGATGCGATGGTGAAGTAATGCCCAGGGTATCTGCAGTCACGACAACATCGACGTAGAGCGAGCGCAAACGGAGGGCAGCTTTCGTTCCCAGACCGTCATTCAGGTACACCCCAGCTGTTCCGCCATCAATGCTTAGTTGGGTAGTGCCAAGTTTCTTGGCCCGGAAAATGACCTGCAGTACCCGGCCGTCAATAACGTAACTCCCATTCGGAATCCCACCGGCAAAGGTAATCACTCCGGTTGCTGGATCGCTCTTTGGCTCTTCTGGCCAGAGCGAAAGCACAGAACCAGCTTTCTCCAGGCCAACTATTTCCAGAGCATGAGGATCGTACGTCAACCGCGCCTGCACAGCATTGATCACCTCTCTTTCGCTATCAACGCGCACTTCAACAATGAAGGTTTGGTCTTGCCCAACCTGCGGATTAGCGGTTTGAACAGTCAGAGTTGCTGCATGTGCAAGATTGGGCACACTGCACAGCAGGACCGCGCTCCAGAGCACAACGCCAATTCGCATGATATGTGTGCGCATAGCTATTTCGTTCCCGTCCAGAAGTAGAGCATGACGCTGAAGTCAATGATGTTCACCGTGCCATCCTGGTTAATATCTGCCCTGGCATTTGCTGGATTCCGCTTATTCCAGTAGAACAGCAAAATACTGAAGTCTACCAAGTCCACTTTCCCATCACAGTTAATATCCCCTTTCGTCTTACCCGCGCAGAGTTCCGTAGTCGCTACCTGGAAAGCCACGGAGCGGCTGAATTCGGAAACTGACCCGTCTGGATCAGTGGCTTTGGACCGGACACTGTGCGAACCAATCTGCAAATCAGAAGCTTGGAACTGCTTTGACCAAGCACCTGCGGTTGAAGCTGATACCTGCGAGGAAGTTTCGGTTTCTGAACTCACGTAAATCTGCACCGTGCTGCTGGGGCTCGTTGTTCCAAAAACCGTGATGGTATCTCCCAAGCGCACTTCGGTTTTATCCGCGGCAATGGTGGGTCCCAAGAATATCCCGGTAATGGTCACGGAAGTTCCGGTTGCCAAGGTCAAAGTAAAATTCGAGGTTGGTCCGTCTCGGCCATCTTGGTCCACGCTGAAGACCCCAAATGTGTACGTTCCTGCGGTTAACCCACCAATGGTCACGTCAAAGCGTGCTTGCGGGTCAGCGGGCACTTGCACTGCAGTAACCCCATTTTGCAAAATCGTCACCGTCGACCCTGGGTAGGCAATACCTTTGAGGATGACAGACGTTGCCGTTGGTTCCGGTGGTGCAATACTGGGCACAGTTGCTGAAACGGAAACCGTAATGTCAGCATTGGCTGGCAGGACAAGCAAAGGAAAAACAAGAATCATCACTAGGAGTGATCGGCCAAGAGTTCGCACCACAGGGCGCATGTATTCGTTCTGCTTATTCTCCCGTCGGCGGCGTCTTGGTTGACGCGCGTCGGCGAATCCAAGCATTGTACTTCAGGATTGCAAAAATCAGCAGGAAGAGCACGACCAGCAACCCAACTCCGTACACCACCAAGACATGCCAAGGGAGTACCCAGAAGCTTATTGCAGCTGAGCTTTGCACACCCGCCGCGGGCACTGTGGTTGCCAGTTCTGACGTGGCTTGCCCCGTTCCAACAGACAGCGTTGCGGTGTACTTCCCAAGGGCAAAGTTCTTCCGTTCATTACGGAATGCAGTCCAGAAGCGGTTCCATCCATTGCCGTACAGATCTTCGTTCTGTCCGGTTTGCCAGGTCGTCTTGTACGTTCGGGAGGATTTGGGCAACGTTGCGCCTTTGGGTTCGTTGAAAGCCAAAAGGGCGGACTGCTTCTTCAAAGTGTTGGTGATGGTTACATTCCCTACTGGCTTGAGGTGAATATTCCCCGTATTCTGGTACACCGTGGTGAATTCAATTGGTAACTGAGTGAATGTATCCTTGGCAACAGAAAAGCTGGTAATTACCGCGCTCTCCTGCACATCACCCTCAACTTTAACGAATAGGAGGGTGCCAATCCCCTGCGCAACAGCCACTTGGGGCTTCGCGTTGCCTTCCGCGGTTGGCGGCGTGGTGGAAAAAGCAACCACACCGTAGTGACCACCCGGCCCAGCATTCGCGGGGACATCAACGGTTACCAAGACTGCTTGGCGACCCTGAGGTTCCAGGACGATTGGCGCGGGATCCAGTTTCACCCAGGTAGCAATGTCTTCCTTCGGTGCTGCAAAGTCATACACCGGTATTCCAGCTTCGGGACCTGAAGTAAACGTGGTGGTGTTGATGTACAGCACCTGCTTTTGGTCAGTTTCATTGTAGAGTTTCACCACAAAGTCAGCCTGATTCCCAGGCTGGGCGGTGAACTCAATGGAAGGCGGGCTAATCGTCAACGCTTGGGCTGTAGTGATGCTCGTAAGCACACCAACAAAACCAAGGGTAACAACCAGGAAACCTCGAACCAAAAATGAAATTTTCTTTGCTCTTTCCATGCGTTTATTTAGTCAAAAACTGCCCTCATAGTATACCACTTTTCCTGCCCACTCACTACTCCATCATACAACTCGCCTGAAGCGTCAATAATCGAGGCTTCAGGCGAAGAGCGGTAAACGTCGAAAAGTCAGTTAGAAAGTGCCGGTTGCGATATAGGTAATCGCTGTGGAGTAGCTGCCGGCTTCTGTGGCCGCCGAAATATTCGCAATGTAGTGCGCGTCGATGGTCGCAGCTGCTGTAGGTCCGGCAATGGACAGGATAGCCGTGGTAGTGCCAGCAACGAACTTGAAGTTATTCGCGGACTCATCGTAGGCTGCGGTATCAGCAAAGGTGAAGGTAGCAGCGTTATCGTCAAAGCCTATTGCAAACTGCTCGGAGCCTGGGGTGCCATCCGCATCACCAGCAATGGTTGCTACGGAAATTGTGTCGCCACCGCTCGTCAGTGTGGCACCGGTGTACGTCAGGGCAACACCGTCTGTGGCATTTGTCCCTAATTGGAAGGTATGCGCAGCCTCTGGTGTAGTATCGCAGGCCGCAGGTGGTGTACCATTCGCCCAACACTCTTGCGTGGCATCCAAAACCCCAAACCCAATGGCCACGTCCGAAATGGAGAAGGTGACGGATGGGTCAACCGTGGCGGTAACATTCACTGTATCATCATCCAGAATGGCAACTGCAAAAGAACCGCTGTCTGACGTGGTGGTGATGTCAATTTTGTAGACCGCTGCTGAGCTGGGATTGGTAATCTCGTTATTGTCGATGGTAAAGGCGATAGCACCAGCAGGAACCGTATCGCCAGTGCAGACAGTTAACGTGTAACTTTCTCCTGGGGCACTCGCGTCAACGGATGGGTACACCTCATCTGTTGCACCAGCACATGCACCAATGTTTGCAACAATGGTCAAACCCGAAGCAGCCGAAAAATCCGTACTTGCAATAGTACCATCGAGAGTAAAGGAATCAGCCGCTGTGTCGAATGCGATAGTAATTGTCTGCGTGGCAGTGAGGTTCGTTGCGGTAGTAAAGGAAAAAGCATGCGTCCCAGCTACACTCTTCTCCAAACGGGACATGGTGTCCTTCATCCCGGTCAGTGCAGCTGCACCCACTGGCTGAATTGGCATAAAAAACCCAAGTACCCCAAGCACCGTAAAGAGCACAACGACGGTTCGGGTCGTGCCACGTTTCATGCCACGTTTCATAAGTAGCTTGATGGGATTTTTCATAAAAATTTGCCTAAGGTAAAGACTTTTTATTTTTAACTATCTACAGTATAACACAGTTTCTTGAAAAAAGCAAATCCTACCCTTTTGTCATTCTGTGAGACGGAGTAGAGACTGTAGTCTCTCTGCAGATACAGACCAGAGGCTTCCGCCATAGGCGGATCTGCTGAGAAGTCTCTACTCCGATATATCATCATTCACGTAAGTCGAAGAATGACAGCATATTCCTAGAACGTCGTCGTTGCAATGTACGTGACATTTGTACTGTATGCACCCGCCGTCGTAGCACTGGAAATGTTACAGATGTAGTAAACACTAGCCGTCTCGATTACCGTAGACCCAGCTTCAGACATCAACGTGGTTGCAGTGCTGGGAACGAACGAATAATTGTCACTTGCTTTCTGGTACGCAGAGGGAATGGTTGCATTGCCATCTGTGGTTATTGATAAAGCAAATTGTTCACTACTTGGTGTGCCATCTGCATCTCCTGTAAAGGTTGCGGCAGTAATATCCTCGGGCCCTGACAGGGTAGACCCAAAGTAAGTTAATGCATACCCGCTCCGAGCATTGGTGGTCACGGCTAATGTATGTGCGGACACGGCACTGGCAGAGCCGGTTGCCGCCCCATTTGCCCAACGGGCTGCTGCAGAGGAAAGTGTCCCAAAGCCCACCGCGGTATCAGAAATGCTGAAAGTCAAAGTATTAATATTCCAGCATGGGTTGTTGGTCGAATCGTAGTTTGTACCGTCTGTGGCATCAATGTCATCCCCTGGGCAGGCATTGGAATCACGTACATCCGTATTGGAGACGGTTTGCGTTCCCAGGCTATTGAGGTCCCACAGGGTTCCTGTGGTTGACGAACGCAAGAACACGCGTGTGCCAGTTGCTTGGCCGTTGAAGGCAATATTGTTGAATGTATACGTACCGCCGGCCAGGAAGCGCAGCTTCGTATTTGCTGTCTGCGCTGTGAACGTTGCTGCAGTTTCTGCCGCAGCCGCAAAAATGACAGAGGGCGAAGTGACCGGATCCGCACCGGAGCTATTGGTAATAGTGAGGTTATTGAACCGATCACTTGCACCAGTCAATTGCCCATCAACCGTTTGCTGAGCGGCGCCATCCAGGGTCACTGTCCCGGTGTTGTCCGTGAAATCACCATTGTTCGTCCAGTTCCCCGCAACCGTGAAACTTGCGGTTGATGATCCATTCAGCAGGCCTTTTGAGGTAATTGTTACTGCACCATTGGCATCAAGAATCCGATCATTGGTTTCATTATCTAGCGTCGTCACATTCGAATCACTCGCGTTCCCAATCGTGAGCGTTCCCGAAACAATAACCTGCCCGGTTCCACCCGTAGCAAACGTAACCGTACGGTCTGTGGCGCCTGAGGTTTCAAAGGAAAGATTATTGAACGTCCAGTTATTTGCATTTGCTGTGCTGCCAAAATTTTTAGCAGCCGCAACCCGATGCAAAAATGTGCCACCTGACCGGGTTACGGTTCCACCCCCAGCCAATGTGCCATACATGGTGATATCTGTTGCGCCCAGCAAGCTCCCGGCGGTCACCGTCAGATCATTCCCCACAGTCATGGCGGTATTCGTGGTCCACTCCCCACCGCTGCCGTTGAATACGAGGTCGTAAAAGTCGTCAAGATCGCCCATTGTACCACCAATGGTATTTCCAGTATCGGTCGCGGTAAAGGTGACTGTCGCCGATCGGGCCGTAAAAGAATCGTTATTTGTCCAGTTATTGCCAACCGAGATGCTGTTACTCTCACCAGTTTTCGTATCCAGAACCCCGCCGGTGATCGTAATGTTATTCGTAACAACCAGCGGGTCCTCCACTTCAACGGTGAGGGTGTACGTCCCACCACCGTCATTCACAATGACGTTGTAGGGGTTTCCAGTGCCAACGGTAATAAGGTCTGTGGTGGCATTTGCAACGACCGTACTTGCAAGCGTCATAGTCAACGTGGACTGATCAGGCGTGAAGGTTCCACCAGTCTGTAGGTCGAATTTCCCATCCGTATCCATGAACGTTTCATCAGTTTCCACATCATCGGTAGCGTCCAACGTCCCAACGATGGTTATGCCGCCCGTGCCAATATCCAGGTCGTAACCATTCGTATTGAAGATATCACCCGTCGGGATGGTTACTGACTTTGCAGTAAAGTCAGAACCCAAGTCCGTCGTACCAGGCGACAACCCAACCTGCACATTGCCCATATCCTGTTTCGGTGAGGTGTTATCCGTGAAGGTCATCGGTGTAGGATTCCCATCCATGATTAGAATGCCAGAACCTGTAGCTGCAGTGAAAGTCGTTCCCGTTGCAATGGTGAAATTACCGTAAACTGTAAGGTTGGCATTTGCCGCCTGCGTAAAGCCTCCCCCCGTGATGTCGAACGTCTTATTCACCAACACTGCGTCTGCGGTGGCAACGCTTCCACCAGACACTTCAAACTTCTGCAGTTCGTTTCCCGCAGCGGTGAGCGTCTTGGACGTGCCGTTCATCTTCAGGGTATTGTCAGTGGACGCCGTGTACGTCCCCCCAGTGAAATCCACGTTCCCACTGACGGTCCACACCCCCGTGCCCGAGGTAATCACTTCGCTTCCACCTCCAGTACCGGTGAAGTCAACATCCCCACCCACCGTGACCGTCGGGTTATTCGAGGCGCCAATCAGTGTGGCATCTCCTACACCATCGGTAATCACGTAAAGGTGTGAACTTGCGCCGGAAAGGGTGAACGACCCAGTGGGGAAAGTGAAGGTTTTTGCCGTGCCACTATTGGTGAACAGCTCTACCCGTCCACCATACGTCCGCGCGTCCAGAGTCGTGGACGCAATGTTCGCTGACGAACCATCGTAACGGACAATACTACTGAGGGTTCCGCCCGTCCCTGGACCGGATGAAGCGTCGGTGAACCGCAAGGTTCCATCCCCGCTTATGGTTCCCGTGGTATTAAGCGTCAGCGTTCCAGGCGCATTCACAATTCGACCGCTACCAATAGATAGAGTGTCGCCATCTGCCACATCGAGCGCGCCAGACACCGTGAGATCCGACGTGCTCAC
This Patescibacteria group bacterium DNA region includes the following protein-coding sequences:
- a CDS encoding cohesin domain-containing protein; this encodes MEVRKSTIRKASIIAFFALTLYFLPNSMHAADGASLLFSPATGAFTVGSTFNVSVLVNTGGKSVNAVRADITFPASRLQVVNPSAGTSFVSIWVSQPTYSNTAGTISFQGGLPNPGIKTDAGVMSTITFRVTAPGTAKLVFTSASQVLANDGQGTNILNSRGDANFTLNLAAPEGPVLSSPSHPDQNTWYQNRTVEYNWDEVPNAVGYSYVFDQNPRTTPPERQDATPARSTSVTADRDGRWYFHLRAKVTSWGGTSHGAVLIDGTPPAAFTPTVDPPTPEPGKRPELKFLTTDAMSGIDHYEMQLLALDDPNQATPFFTEVVSPVRLPELTAGRYQVLVRAFDQAGNSTDGKLDFTVAAAQSGSIIGRTPLLQNTLFTNVALIIAGLLVLVLATWLVIRWRRRAGDVIHDIHKLEQETLRKESELVRTIQAAHSLEASIEQQFSHQQEAQELQRSLQSRVGTASAQQPPQTPEQPADFLHPPASSNDDFGRTSPPTGQQ
- a CDS encoding TraR/DksA C4-type zinc finger protein, whose amino-acid sequence is MTSELPKHVPTSKAAKTSFLQQVRQRLMKEYDAVTKRLSTLMDKGKSMWEEYGNKDEENAAEVSEFQDTLSMEKNLEKSKADLEAALQQVDAGTYGKCHTCGKAIESERLKLAPAATLCTSCVLKAREQK
- a CDS encoding YifB family Mg chelatase-like AAA ATPase translates to MPAMILSATSVGVEGHLVRVEGDRNPGLPKFLVVGLPDTAVQESRERVRSAIRAAGFFFPRGHITVNLAPADLRKAGPGFDLPIALALLVQTKQLDPAVCAEKVFAGELGLDGTLRPIRGALLIARAARTEQAKLCVVPKHNGPEAALVDGIQVVAPQTLHQLIQYLRGEITIAPPTPIPPAHHLPTDQDFALVRGQAQAKRALEIAAAGGHNVLLVGPPGSGKTMLARCLPTILPPLTEPEALEVTAIHSVGGVLPADTPLQLRRPFRTPHHTTSTVALVGGGSLPKPGEVSLAHHGVLYLDELPEFPRQALEALRQPLEDGVVTVARAAQSLQFPARCTLVASQNPCPCGFRGDSQRQCVCSSRQLLQYERKVSGPLLDRIDLHIHVPRQTFSTLRIDGVRSEDSASIAQRVAKARKLQQTRFASVGLCTNAQMQQAQVAAYCQVDAVSHTLLQQAVDSLHLSARGYVRVLKVARTIADLAASESIQMQHVAEALQYRSQPVFG
- a CDS encoding cohesin domain-containing protein, with the protein product MHKRFFASIAVTVLCFGFGLPQGAHAGATLGVSPSTSSMTVGATKTVTLYVNSGGVAINASQGTLSFPADKLQVTSVAKASTFKYWTVEPTYSNSNGTVSFAGGVPSPGYSGSSGGIISVTFRAKAVGTAALRFTSGLVLANDGEGTNVLTGYGSGTIAIAKAVAVTPIEPEPEPVASPQSPVISSPSHPKQSSWYAKADAEIKWTTPAGVTGVSYILDQKATTTPDDALEANTGSRTFVDIPDGMWYVHVRGRTASGWVPTTHFRVQVDTTSPNDFAPQVTREGGNANPSPTISFSATDATSGIAEYAFTLDSGKPVTATSPVKLERLPAGLHQFTIRAIDKAGNSRDAIGQIMVEGSPAPRITSVPRSVTLFGEIPVEGLAVDGDTVVLYVDSKEVGRFVAKDAQIQPVPGVAVPEGLVMWRYTLRPMLSPGGHELTAIAINRYEVSSAPSTAVRFSTIGSSVQFFGLVLPSVMLIFCLLAIIFILIVLLIILYERYRHWRRQQDFDLDRAEAEIDEEIEKLQGSLDRDISGAIRTALTEKSIQAAAHDQVKRDLVQTRQRIDALLAHAALQAAVKKKKRRK
- a CDS encoding signal peptidase II; protein product: MARQGIGVSAGVLLGFFVLDRVSRYVAFTHPPTTLVPGVLRSVPTQNAGIAFGIPVPSPLLWVGIAFLVGLVSWFGYQAYRRHDQVSAVAAATVVLAAFSNVLDRLQFGYVRDFLALSFWPTVGNLADWLLTVAACVLLFRVLRPARPPG